One segment of Rhodopirellula baltica SH 1 DNA contains the following:
- a CDS encoding DUF1592 domain-containing protein, producing the protein MLIQRISFALLFTVTCHAAVAEERPSTEMPSRHAELLESHCFDCHDSATKEANIDLESLSMNVAENMATAELWSKVLGALNSGEMPPEDSEPLLDADKLAFLEDLSEKMVTARRILSDSGGDIVMRRLNRREYANTVEALLGVRPDVTTLPDDQATAGFDTAGASLFLSSDQIEQYHATAIENLKLILLSRRHPTAKTVRIEPEEYYTQHYADAAEQMRDMGKRANAFLSQSEKPASEFGLLDEYQAKKQKVQEWLPLMENYLARPETQTGITLIMTIKQGGYTKVKLPTQHPDADGKYLVKVRAAMYPDADERHHYLEFSSGLGTGRKLLGWRKVTASMEDPQTIDFEFTHEPGAKQQVWVHQRSHQDRGDKNLATLDMWDNGIGTPPGIWIDWVELHGPLPSDQTIAIETARDSILFERPNDMDESEYARQVIRRFAARAFRGSQPDEGYLQRLNQHYQTARDQGQPFTEALISPLSIVLASPSFLYQVEQSESANGRELSPSELAVRLSYFLWSAPPDDELLRLAESGRLSDPSILASQTERLLRDSRSRAFIEGFVHQWLQMERLDMFQFDGVDFPNFDNAVRENARQELFETFSHLLENDLPLDKLLKADFVVINDLLAGYYEIEGVEGHEFRKVSVPQDSLRGGLLGTAAVLAMGSDGQRSSPVERGAWVLRHLLNDPPPPAPPNVPQLSRLAGETLPARELARAHQEQPQCANCHQKIDPIGFGLENFDAAGRWRDQEVIGVGRRRYGRWDDEVRFDIEPSGKLPIGQSFANFFELRDAVAQHKDAFVRGFTEALIAYGLGRPFGFTDQELANQISSQAKQHNHSIRQFIHALVQSPEFQTR; encoded by the coding sequence ATGCTCATTCAACGAATTTCGTTCGCTTTGCTTTTCACGGTCACCTGCCACGCTGCGGTCGCAGAAGAGCGTCCCAGCACTGAGATGCCGAGTCGTCATGCAGAGCTTTTGGAAAGCCACTGCTTCGATTGTCACGACAGTGCGACCAAAGAAGCCAACATTGACTTGGAAAGCCTGTCGATGAACGTGGCCGAAAACATGGCGACGGCGGAGCTTTGGTCGAAAGTTTTGGGAGCGTTGAACTCCGGGGAGATGCCGCCGGAAGATTCAGAGCCTCTGCTCGACGCTGACAAATTGGCGTTCTTGGAAGACTTGTCAGAGAAGATGGTCACCGCGAGGCGAATCCTGAGCGACTCGGGCGGCGACATTGTGATGCGGCGTCTGAATCGTCGTGAGTATGCCAATACGGTGGAAGCGTTGTTAGGTGTGCGACCGGACGTCACCACGTTGCCGGACGATCAAGCCACGGCGGGATTCGATACCGCAGGAGCCTCGCTGTTTTTGTCCAGTGACCAAATCGAACAATATCACGCAACAGCGATTGAGAATTTAAAGCTCATCTTGTTGTCTCGAAGACACCCCACCGCGAAAACCGTTCGCATCGAACCGGAAGAGTACTACACGCAGCACTACGCCGACGCGGCTGAGCAAATGCGCGACATGGGCAAACGTGCCAACGCTTTCCTGTCGCAATCAGAAAAGCCCGCTTCTGAGTTTGGATTGTTGGATGAATACCAAGCCAAGAAGCAAAAGGTGCAAGAGTGGCTGCCGTTGATGGAGAACTACTTGGCCCGTCCGGAGACACAAACCGGGATCACGTTGATCATGACGATCAAACAAGGCGGGTACACAAAAGTCAAATTGCCAACCCAGCATCCCGATGCGGACGGCAAATACCTCGTGAAGGTCCGGGCCGCCATGTACCCCGATGCCGATGAGCGGCACCATTACTTGGAATTCAGTTCGGGATTGGGAACCGGTCGTAAACTGTTGGGGTGGCGCAAGGTCACCGCCTCGATGGAAGATCCTCAAACGATTGACTTTGAGTTCACGCACGAACCCGGTGCCAAGCAACAAGTTTGGGTTCATCAACGTTCTCATCAAGATCGAGGCGACAAGAACCTGGCGACGCTGGACATGTGGGACAATGGAATCGGCACGCCTCCTGGGATCTGGATCGATTGGGTCGAGTTGCATGGGCCTTTGCCCTCGGATCAAACCATCGCCATCGAAACTGCTCGTGATTCAATCTTGTTTGAACGACCAAACGACATGGATGAGTCGGAGTACGCTCGCCAAGTCATCCGGCGTTTTGCGGCGCGGGCTTTTCGCGGATCTCAGCCTGACGAAGGTTATCTGCAGCGTTTGAACCAGCACTATCAAACGGCACGCGATCAAGGCCAACCGTTTACTGAAGCGTTGATCTCGCCGCTCTCGATCGTGTTGGCTTCGCCAAGTTTTCTGTATCAGGTCGAACAATCGGAATCGGCGAATGGTCGCGAATTGTCACCCAGCGAACTGGCGGTGAGGCTGTCCTACTTCTTGTGGTCAGCACCTCCGGACGACGAACTGTTGCGGCTGGCGGAATCGGGCCGGCTTTCCGATCCATCGATTTTGGCATCTCAAACCGAACGTTTGCTTCGAGACTCTCGCTCTAGAGCATTCATCGAAGGTTTCGTTCATCAATGGTTGCAGATGGAACGACTCGACATGTTCCAATTCGACGGAGTCGACTTTCCAAATTTCGACAATGCCGTTCGCGAGAACGCTCGGCAGGAACTGTTTGAAACGTTTTCTCACTTGCTCGAGAATGATTTGCCGCTCGACAAACTATTGAAGGCTGATTTCGTAGTCATCAACGATTTGTTGGCGGGATACTATGAGATCGAAGGCGTCGAGGGGCATGAGTTTCGCAAGGTTTCGGTTCCGCAAGATTCACTCCGTGGTGGCTTGCTCGGTACCGCCGCGGTGTTGGCGATGGGATCGGACGGCCAGCGATCATCGCCAGTTGAACGCGGTGCTTGGGTGCTTCGTCACTTGCTGAACGATCCGCCTCCGCCAGCCCCACCGAATGTTCCTCAACTCAGCCGATTGGCCGGCGAGACATTGCCGGCGCGTGAGTTGGCTCGTGCTCACCAGGAACAACCTCAGTGTGCCAACTGCCATCAGAAAATTGATCCGATCGGGTTTGGACTCGAAAACTTTGACGCCGCGGGCCGGTGGAGAGATCAGGAAGTGATTGGGGTGGGCCGGCGTCGCTATGGTCGTTGGGACGACGAAGTCCGTTTCGACATTGAACCGTCCGGCAAACTGCCAATCGGACAATCGTTCGCGAACTTCTTTGAATTGCGGGACGCGGTTGCACAGCACAAAGACGCATTCGTTCGCGGGTTCACGGAGGCCTTGATCGCATACGGTCTCGGCCGTCCGTTCGGGTTCACCGATCAGGAACTCGCGAACCAAATCAGCTCTCAAGCAAAGCAGCACAACCATTCGATCCGCCAGTTCATTCACGCACTGGTTCAGTCCCCCGAATTTCAAACTCGCTGA